In Hemitrygon akajei chromosome 17, sHemAka1.3, whole genome shotgun sequence, one DNA window encodes the following:
- the LOC140740927 gene encoding eotaxin-like, with product MKAALCVVAILAALWICCFKQAAPAPASIITLECCERFRTTPIPRRRLKSYTEALLCPTPAVIFTNKKNMKICARAEEEWVKESVEYLDRKHQGGRD from the exons ATGAAGGCAGCGCTCTGCGTGGTCGCAATTTTGGCAGCTCTGTGGATCTGCTGTTTCAAGCAAGCTGCACCCGCCCCGG CTTCAATCATAACGCTAGAATGCTGTGAGAGGTTTAGGACCACGCCCATTCCTCGCAGGAGGCTTAAGAGCTACACGGAAGCTCTCTTGTGCCCGACACCTGCTGTCAT ATTCACCAACAAGAAGAATATGAAGATTTGCGCTAGAGCCGAGGAGGAATGGGTTAAAGAGTCAGTGGAGTACCTGGACAGGAAACACCAGGGTGGCAGAGACTAA